In the genome of Larimichthys crocea isolate SSNF unplaced genomic scaffold, L_crocea_2.0 scaffold146, whole genome shotgun sequence, the window GAGCGAGCACGACAACCTGAACTTCATGTGAAACACGTGATGACCTCCGTCTCTCCCTGAAAAAACACTTCATCCTGTTTGAAATATGTCTGGATGcttttttacagaaataaaatgtgtgcgATTAATTTAGATTGATAATCACAGAGCCTTTAATTAACTTTTGTTTTACCAATTAATCAGATTACACCATAAACGCTCACACATCTTAACTCTGTATTTACTGAATATGaaagatgatttgattttaaaatcactGCTTGAATTCAGACGACCGTCACAGCTTCATATTTCAGAATCGGTGCTTTCAATACGTCTcgcaccttcatcatcatcatcttcaatTCTCTCCTGAATCTTTGCCtgatacaaatattttaaaatcagtaCGGTTGCATGAGACAGTCTGTCCGTCAGCATGTGTCCTCTCTGgtcaaaacaaaagagcaaaccTCTGTGAGAGAAGTTAAACGTGACGTATGTGGGACAGAGATGTGGCTCCACATTAACAAAGATCCAACGAGTCAAACTTGTGACCTAAAACACGACGAGCTGCTCGAAGAACTCTGCTGGGAAACCAAAGAATAAAGACAGCTGCTGGGTATTTATCTGCTACAAACGCTGCTCATCCCTTCTTTCCCTCCGCTCTCCAGATGAATCTAAAAAGGTCaacagacactgaaacaggGCAGAAGATGTTTCACCTTGACCAATAACGTCACAGCGGACTGCAAACATCAACACTCGCTGTCTGAATCCGCCTTCTTTAACCTCATGGAACATTTCACGATGTGTTTTCTCGTGCTGAGCCTCTTTATTGTAAAAACTCAGCCAAGTCCTGACAGCTTGAGTCTCTGCCTCTGCTATCTTTGTGTCGTACTGACCTCTTGTGGCGGCTCTGTGTTATTCTGCCGGAGCTGCTGGATGAGTTTGTCCTTCTCCGCCTGGCTGGAGAGAAGCTTCTGCAGCTGGACCTCCAGCGCTGCGACCAGagtgtctctctccttcctccacctctccatgGTCTGATCCTTCTCGGCCAGCTCGGACGACATGGACTcctgaaagagaaggaaagtGTTTGTGCAGAATATGCTCCAACattaatgtttgcatgttttcatcctCTTCTTACCAGCTGGCTCTGCTGTCGATTGTAGCGCTCCCTGTCTTCGACAAACTTCCTCATCTCCTGGTTCCTCTTGTCCTCGGCCTCTTTAGCCTGTCCGATCAGGGACAGCTTCTCCTCCAGCCACTTCTTACGCTCGGCCTGGTGCTTGTCTGTAaagagctgcacacacacaaaaaaaagaaggttgTTTCAAGTTAACTGTAAATCATTTGACATCAGAGGAACCTGAAGATATTCGTACCTTCAAGCTCTCCTGAGCCTGGGCAGCTTCCTGTTTGGCCGCTTTGAGCTCATCTGACGGATCGTCGACTTGATGGCGCGTGTTGTTCCCACggtcctgctgcagcagcatcgCCTTCAGTTTGTCCACCTCTGAACGGGTTAaagaatgaacacacacactcaaagacagAGGAAGTTCTCCAGTAGAACTTTAGTTATTCCACCTGATCTGAAGTTATAAGTAAACTCTGCTTCCTGCACACTTCACCCAGACAAAGCATTCTGGTCACTACTCTGCACACTGCGGCTCTGTCGCCTTAGAGACACAACTCTGACTTACTGACCTGATTCTGGGAtctaaataaaagtttttcatGTTCTTACCGCCGGACAGCTCCTGGATCAGGTTCAGTTTCTCCTCCAAGACCTGCTCCATCTGGTCCTGCGTCTCCTCCTGCTCCGTCAGAGCCAAACGCATGTCCTCCATCACACGCTCCTTCGCCTCCAGGTCTGTGAGAACAAAAAAGAGTTTACGAGGAGAACGCCACCCTGGCCTGCACACAGCAcacgcacaaagacacacatggtTTACCTTTGCAGGCCTTCTGGTAGAGCGTCTGGTCAGACTTGGTTTCAGATGATTGTTCCTGCAGGAAAGAAGCAGGAGAAGGTGAAGAGACGAAGATAAACCaacctgcacacaaacaggagGAGCTCGCTGCTTCTGATCTCACCGCTCTGAGCTGCTGGATGGTTCGGTCTCTGTTGGCGACGTCGGCCTGAAGCTGCTTCTTCACTTTCTCCACGTCGCACAGCTTCTGCCTCaaactcttctcctcttctctcatgGTCGAGATCTTCGGGACAGGAAAGTCACAAACAACGTTTATACAACATTGAACATGTCGCGTTCCCCTTTCGTCTTCCAGAAGGTCCGTTTCTCTCACCTCCTTCTGGACCTGCTGGATCTGCTTCTTGTAGTCGGCCAGTTTCTCTCGGAGGTCTGACGTGTCGTCCTCTTTCCTCTGAAGGTCGAGGCTGAGGCGCTTGGCTTTCTCCGACTCCTGCTTGGCGTTTTCCTTCAGTCTGAACGAGAGAAGATAAAAATGAActgatgaaatgtgtttcataaCATCCAGCTCGAGTTTAAAGACCGATGGAGTCcattagtttgacattttagataTTAAACATATTAGAGAGAGAAGGTTCATAACCATCAAACCATTTATCAACCATTTCACAACGTTCTTTAACTGTTCTTTCATCGTTTGCTGGCTTTTCCACCAGCgagaatttatgggaataaaccgTAAACTTAAATattgggaaaatatattttatcatcttgactaaaacagccagatttcctgcaggtccacttaAATATCTGCTCGTAGTCGACGTGTCTTGGTCTTTAAGAACTTTCTGGATCAgacaaaacttattttaaactGATTTCAGAGTATTCTCGTATCGTCTCATCGGGGGAATATTGAACATTTCTTTATGGATTTAAGGATAAAACAGTGAATGTCTTCAGTGTGTGGGACTTACCTGCTGATCTCCTCAGCTTTCTTCTCCAGCTCTGCGTCTTTCTGAGCGATGGCTTCATGTGCCACAGCCAGCAGCTCCCTGCGCCTCTCCACCTCCCTGCGCCGGGCCTCCTGGACCGCctggctctcctcctcctcctgccgcTCTCGCGCCTCCTGCAGGCTCTTCTGCAGCGACGTTACCTGCGTGGCCTTTTCCTGCAGCTGTTTCTGCAGATCTGCgagcttctcctccagctgaacGTCCGTTTTGCTGGCGGCCTCCTCAGTTCCTTCCAGGGTGGAGACCTTCGCCTTCAGGGATGCGACCTCGCTCTGGAGATCGGAGTTCAACCTCTTGAGATCTTCAGCAGAGCTGGACGAACGTCGAGCTTCTTCCACTTCAGCCCTGAGCAGCTCGACAGTTTGCTCCTGCTCGCTGAGCTTCAGCTTGAGATCATCTAAAAGTTTGCCGGAGGTCGTTTCCTGCTcgctcagtttgtgttttaactcctccagctgctgcttctcgttGAGCTGCTTCTCTGAGGCTTCCTCGAGTTTCGCTCTCAGCTGTTCGACCTCTTCTTTGGAAGCGCGTTGTTGGCGTTCGAGCTCTGATCGGAGCTCCTCCAGCGGTCGCTGCGATTGCTCCTCTTGCTCCTGAAGCTTCTTCCTCAGCTCTTCAACTTGATGTTTTGAAGCCACTTCTTGTTGATTCAGcttctccagctgctgctcggAGATCTGCTGTTTCTGCGCCAGCTGTTCTTCTGCCTGCGCTAACTCACGCTGCAGCTCCAACATTTGTGCGAGCGTGCTCTcgtgtttctccttctcctcggCCAGATTCTTCTGAAGCTCTGACAGACGAAGATCGTTGAGACCTCTGGATGATCCCGAGGTCTGCACCTCCTGTTTCAGGGTCTGAACTTCCTGCGTCAGGGTGTGGATCAGGGACGTTTTCTCCTGGATCTCCTCGGAGAGTTTGTCCAGTTGTGCCTGAGAAGTTTGGAGTTGGGCTAACACTCGTTCGGCTCGCTCCGTCTCCGCAGTCACCTGCCGCTTTGAGGCTTCCAGTTTGTCAGTCAgctctctgacttcctgtcgAAGTGCCTCGCCCTCCTGTCGCCTCTTTTCCGTCTCCTCAACCAGCCGGCTGATCTCCTTCCTGTCCGCCTCCACCTCTTTGCGGCTCCTCTCTTCAGCAGCGAGCACGTCGTCTCTGCTTCGCTTCTCGTCTTCGAGCGCTGCGACGGCTTCTTCCTTGACTCTCCTCTCGGCTTCGAGGGCCGCCGCCGCGTTCTCATTCACACGTCTTTCTTCTTCGAGGGATGCGAGCatctcctctttgtttctcttcagctcCCCGAGCGTGGCGAGGGCCTCCTCCCTTGCTTTCCGCTCCTCCTCTAAGGACGCCAGGGCCTCCTCTTTTCCCATAGTCTGATACTCCAAAGCAGCGATGGCATCTTCTCtgcctttcttctccttctcgaGGGCAGCCAACGCCTCCTGGGTGACAGAAGTATTAATTAATATCGATGAAACGGAGATGAGTCTAGCAGTGAACTAAACATACACAGACTGTAAATGATGGAGGAGTAAGGGTATGTTCGGTATCCTTCAGTTGGAAGTCTATTGGATCAGATGAAATGTATGCAGACACTGTTCAGCTGAAGTCCGACATCTCTGTGGAAACACCCGAATATGTCACTGAACAGACTTGAAGGTCTCTGAAGACCTGCAGCTGTACTTCCAATCAGCATCTTCCTAACTAATGAGCAGAGCTTCTTTGTACCAGTTACCAAACTCAGAAGGACTTCTGATCATACCTGCATCACCTCAACCAGAACCGGCCTACACCCAATGCCACAGAGCTCTTCGCTGAGGGCTATGAGGACAACCTGGAGTCTCAGACACTCACCGTACCCACAGACTGTACATAAGTAGAGAATACAGGATTCAATGAGCATTTAAGTCAAATAAAAgaagctgcagctgtcagagTCTGAGGAAAAGTTTGTGCACCGATTGATGCCGAAGCTAAACGATGTTCTGGTGCTGACGCAACtgtaaaacattattattgagACAGCATCATGTTGTATTATCTCAGGTATGAGTCAGCCCGGCTCTATAACGAACGCTGTGAAAGGAATTAACCTCAGAGTGATTTAGTGGAGATGCTCGTTTGTCTCCATCACGTGCTCCTCACCTGCAGCCGCTCTCGGTCACGTGATCCCCCCTCCTCGCCCGGCTCGAGCGCCCTCTGCAGGTCGCCCACTTGTTTCTCCAGCTGGGCGACCTGCGACGACTTCTCCTGGAGCTGAACGAGGAGCCTGTTTTTCTCCTCGTCCTCGCCTTTGCCTGGGAAATTAAAAGCGATATTAAGTATCCAAAGGTCAGTTTGGGAACACGCCACAGagctttggctttttttttttacccttgtGTTTGTGAACCATCTGCTGGTGCTCATTCAGCTCCAGCACcttcctctccagctcctccaagGCGCCTCTCGCGTCTCCCCGAGCTCCTGCTCGGCCCGAACACAGACATTTATGAGCAGCCTCGGCGGCCTTCTTCATGCCTGCAAATTCGGAGGAGTCCAGAGATTTGTCCTGcggggaggaaggaagaaaacatCACGGAAATTAGTCGGGGATATTAGCGAGCACATCGCCACATCCGGGTTTGACGCCCTGAGGCCAGACTCCTGGAACGAGATGCTTAACAAACGCCTGCTGGAGTGGCTGCAGACAAATATCCTCTGGTAATCAACACGGGAGGTCAAAAAGGAGGTCAAATAAGACGTCTGTCCTCGTGTGAAATGTTAAGAAACTTTGCTCCCACCTTGAATTAAGTCAGTCCGACAGGAGTCATCGTGAAGCAGGTCAACGACAGGTTAAATTCAAGTGCAGCTCAAAAATCTTGTCACgaaaaaaacaatctgagagatttatattaatattcatgagtCTCGTGTTACCATGGCGAGTGCATCTGGACCGGGACGAGCGGTGGACATTTTGTCGATGAGGTTCTTGAAGATCTCCAGCCTCCTCTCCGCTCGCTCCTCCaggatctctctctccctcgccaGCCGCTCACTGAGCACAGAAGACGTTTGTATAAATCAAAACTTTCACAGACGTGAAGAgaggaatattaaaaaaaatgtcttactGGTAGTCGGTCTGCATCTCAGAGAAGAGCTCTGAGAACTCTCTGCTGATCTCCTCTCTGACTCGCGCCTCCATCAGGAGGCCCTCCGCTCGCTCCTTCTTCAGCTGGACCTGTAGCTgcttcagcagctccacctgGCTCTGACAGACGACACAGAAGAacacgttagctcagtttgttaagcTGTAcgtgatggcagaggagaagaggacgaGGACCGACCTGGTGCATCTTTTTACCGATGACAATCTTCTCATCATTTTCATCGCCGGCCTCCTCGACGCTGCTCTGGTCCATCGTGTCCTCCATCAGGCTCCTTTCTTCCTCACACTCGGCGTCTTCATCCTCCTGGACGGAAGATTTGAATAAACACTCAGTGAAGGTTTCTGTAACAACATGTGATAACCTGGACATCCACCTCACCTGTACATCCTCTAGGCTACTATCCCAGCCAATCAGggagctcctcctgctgccccGAAGAGCCTTCCTCTCAGCGTTGTCGATGATGAACGATACCTCACTGGCGGACCTCTGGGACGTGGAGGGAACGGGCCTGGTGGACAGAACCACAATCTGGAAACAGACGGGAAAGAAACACAGCCGTCTTTATCTTTAACTATTCCAACAGAGGGAACGCTTGGAGAGAGAAACTGAAGACGTATGAACACCTTCTGTGCCACAGCAGAGAACTTGAGGACGTTGAGGGTCTCGTCGTACATGGAGGCGCACTGGTTGATGTTGACGATCATGCAGGCTTTACCTCGACCGCAGAAGAAGCCCTGCAGGTAGTGGGTCAGCTTGCTTTCTCTGAAGGGAACATGCTGCAGCAGCCTGAGGGagggagcagacagacagccggCGTTGATACATCTGCATCACTcagacgcagagagagagaatgacgGACACGTGATGATCTCACTTGGCCTGCTGATTGTGTCTCAGAGCGTTGATGCATTTTCCCAGGATGAGCAGCGACGTGTTGATGTTGCCCGCCTCTTTCAGACGCTCGCCTTTATTTTGGGTCTTGGCGCATCGCTCCGAGCCGGCCAGGTCGCACAGACTCAACCTGAGGTCACCGAACATGTTTATCCACGTTAGACAAACTAAAGCAGCAGGGCTGTCAACGAGTATGCTAAAGGCCCTTAGTTCATTTACTTGTTTTGtaatgtgtaggtgtgtttgaaataaaaatacttatACAAGTAGTTACGTCTCGTATTAGCTTGTCCTCCTGTTATTCACATAATGTGCAGATCTAGATATTCGAATGGTTcaaacctgtgtgtttttttttaagagcgAATATTCAGGCTTCACACTCGTGTTCAACACTTAAAGTTTCACTCACTCGCTGACTGTGTGGACCCTCGGAGTGCCGATGTCTTCAATCCTCAAGATGCGAATGGAGAAAATGCTGTGGCTGCACAAAGAAGAAACCCAAACAGAGTTCAGCAACtttcaatcaataaaaacaagaaataagcACGAAAAAACTTCTGGGAATCAGCTCAAAGTCTTAGTTTTCAGATAGTGAGCGACTGAGGGAGTAGAAATATTCTCATGTTTACAgcgacaacaacaaaatgtcagaacagACGTGAACTGAACGTCGTCCCGAGCAGTCTGCAGTGAAGAGTTTGTTGATACAACTTCTTTTACTCCACATGCTGCacctgtgtttctttgtggttgcAGGTAAAGTTGGTGAATGAATTTGAAAGAAACTTTGAGCTGAATATCTGGACATGGTACCAGCCGTCGTCCTCACCTCCTGCTGGACAGCTGGTTGAGTcgggtggaggagaagctctGGTTCTTCTTGCCCAGCTTCATCACCTTGTACGCCTCTTCTGCACTGTTCACCTGAACCCACCGCAGATCTGaagacacattcacagacacaggACATTCACATAAACTGACTTTTAAAGTGCAGACGCTCATTTTACTGTATTCTTAAACGACCTTTCACGAAGGCGTTGCCCTTCACGTCTTGCGACAAACGCAGTGCAGTTCTCCTCGGGGCTCCGCTGGGCACCGCCTCCAGGAGGTCGTGAATGTTCTCGTTGTAGATTTCACAGAAAGAAACCCAAACAGAGAACTTAGTGTGCGCCTCTGCCTCCAGGCTGATTCGGTCCTCTGCCGTGACGGTCATGCCGAGCATGGAGGAGCCTGCAACAGAGCCCGGCATCAAGTGTaagaacacacactctgataCACTTCAGGATgttttacagacagttacagcgGGAACAAGAAGTATCGTCACCATTTGTCTCAGCAAACATTTTTCTAAAGGTGTTATTGACATGAAATCTCCACCAGATGTTGGTAACAACCCAACTAACCCACACATACAAAGAAACCAACACAAATAAGCTCAGGCATGAAGTTATGTGGCCACACAGGGAACATCTCACGAGGGGTAACGTCTCAAGACGTTTGCAGCCTTCTTGTTGTAGAATATACTGCTGGCATTGGTTTCATCATTTCACCATAAAACGGCCTCGACCAGGCGCTCCTCGCAAGATTTCTGACACAGCAGCGAGAAGAATTATCAGAAGAGTCGAGGACCATCTGTGGAGAGCTTCAGAAAAAGCTGGAATCAAGCAGGTACAATGgtttcaaagaaaacaacaagtaATGCACTGTGCATCACCATGGCCTGTATGCAAGACTCCTCTGCTGAAGAAGCAGCACGTTGAAGCTCGTTCGCTGCTCGGACCGCGTTTGGAGGACAGAACGCACCAACAGTGAAGTCTGGAGGTGGGAACATGATGGTGTGAGCACATAGTACTGACAAACTTCATGTGActgaagagaggaggaatgagaAACAACTTGAATCCAGTTGAAAAACTATGGAAAGAACTGAAGATCAGAGTTCACAGACGAGGAACCTTCAAGATTTGAAGACCAAAATCACACGTGAGCAACGCATGCACTGGCGTCCTGATGCTGTGATCACCAACAAAGGCTTTCATATGAAGTGTTATCTATGGATTTGATGCATGGTATGTGTATGTATGGATTAGTTGGGTTGTGAC includes:
- the kif20ba gene encoding kinesin-like protein KIF20B isoform X1, which codes for MEPSPNNNNNNNHHHHQADRQVEQVQVDDLKRDLSSEFSPSPDAQVFTDVTQHSSIEEREHLQVYLRIRPFTSAESDNGESQDCVTIEPPDTVLLKHPSLSLSARLSADRSLAQTGQRFQFSQVYGPETTQGELFQGTVKDLVKDVLEGGNSLVFTYGVTNAGKTFTFLGPDADAGILPRSLDVIFSSIDERVFTETTVKPHRCHEFTRLSRTQQAEEAAFKRNLFRQLKESEKSNISLLNSTNKTLLEGSSMLGMTVTAEDRISLEAEAHTKFSVWVSFCEIYNENIHDLLEAVPSGAPRRTALRLSQDVKGNAFVKDLRWVQVNSAEEAYKVMKLGKKNQSFSSTRLNQLSSRSHSIFSIRILRIEDIGTPRVHTVSELSLCDLAGSERCAKTQNKGERLKEAGNINTSLLILGKCINALRHNQQAKLLQHVPFRESKLTHYLQGFFCGRGKACMIVNINQCASMYDETLNVLKFSAVAQKIVVLSTRPVPSTSQRSASEVSFIIDNAERKALRGSRRSSLIGWDSSLEDVQEDEDAECEEERSLMEDTMDQSSVEEAGDENDEKIVIGKKMHQSQVELLKQLQVQLKKERAEGLLMEARVREEISREFSELFSEMQTDYHERLAREREILEERAERRLEIFKNLIDKMSTARPGPDALAMDKSLDSSEFAGMKKAAEAAHKCLCSGRAGARGDARGALEELERKVLELNEHQQMVHKHKGKGEDEEKNRLLVQLQEKSSQVAQLEKQVGDLQRALEPGEEGGSRDRERLQEALAALEKEKKGREDAIAALEYQTMGKEEALASLEEERKAREEALATLGELKRNKEEMLASLEEERRVNENAAAALEAERRVKEEAVAALEDEKRSRDDVLAAEERSRKEVEADRKEISRLVEETEKRRQEGEALRQEVRELTDKLEASKRQVTAETERAERVLAQLQTSQAQLDKLSEEIQEKTSLIHTLTQEVQTLKQEVQTSGSSRGLNDLRLSELQKNLAEEKEKHESTLAQMLELQRELAQAEEQLAQKQQISEQQLEKLNQQEVASKHQVEELRKKLQEQEEQSQRPLEELRSELERQQRASKEEVEQLRAKLEEASEKQLNEKQQLEELKHKLSEQETTSGKLLDDLKLKLSEQEQTVELLRAEVEEARRSSSSAEDLKRLNSDLQSEVASLKAKVSTLEGTEEAASKTDVQLEEKLADLQKQLQEKATQVTSLQKSLQEARERQEEEESQAVQEARRREVERRRELLAVAHEAIAQKDAELEKKAEEISRLKENAKQESEKAKRLSLDLQRKEDDTSDLREKLADYKKQIQQVQKEISTMREEEKSLRQKLCDVEKVKKQLQADVANRDRTIQQLRAEQSSETKSDQTLYQKACKDLEAKERVMEDMRLALTEQEETQDQMEQVLEEKLNLIQELSGEVDKLKAMLLQQDRGNNTRHQVDDPSDELKAAKQEAAQAQESLKLFTDKHQAERKKWLEEKLSLIGQAKEAEDKRNQEMRKFVEDRERYNRQQSQLESMSSELAEKDQTMERWRKERDTLVAALEVQLQKLLSSQAEKDKLIQQLRQNNTEPPQESGGDGGVVAELQAALSEKEAEIRRLKEELEASTAEQEEAVTQTKCTESPAIVVEKPQNEAVNRKSGGRRDTRVSVSSQGSAGCPSVLDSSEISTENGRASRFPRPELEISFSPLQPNRMALRRQGEENSVTVKITRSARKRKSGEMEKSHIFRRSKRRTTREEEVEAENRRNTRTKLTPKLTPHREETSSPAGSHGSQSSIRSRKEGALQKIGDFLQSSPTLLGTKAKKMMSLVSGRGDADSAASSSSSSSLSLRAKKNKRKLYRPEISSPMDMPPHPILSREPEEKESDHLIIKRRLRSRMAK
- the kif20ba gene encoding kinesin-like protein KIF20B isoform X4, which produces MEPSPNNNNNNNHHHHQADRQVEQVQVDDLKRDLSSEFSPSPDAQVFTDVTQHSSIEEREHLQVYLRIRPFTSAESDNGESQDCVTIEPPDTVLLKHPSLSLSARLSADRSLAQTGQRFQFSQVYGPETTQGELFQGTVKDLVKDVLEGGNSLVFTYGVTNAGKTFTFLGPDADAGILPRSLDVIFSSIDERVFTETTVKPHRCHEFTRLSRTQQAEEAAFKRNLFRQLKESEKSNISLLNSTNKTLLEGSSMLGMTVTAEDRISLEAEAHTKFSVWVSFCEIYNENIHDLLEAVPSGAPRRTALRLSQDVKGNAFVKDLRWVQVNSAEEAYKVMKLGKKNQSFSSTRLNQLSSRSHSIFSIRILRIEDIGTPRVHTVSELSLCDLAGSERCAKTQNKGERLKEAGNINTSLLILGKCINALRHNQQAKLLQHVPFRESKLTHYLQGFFCGRGKACMIVNINQCASMYDETLNVLKFSAVAQKIVVLSTRPVPSTSQRSASEVSFIIDNAERKALRGSRRSSLIGWDSSLEDVQEDEDAECEEERSLMEDTMDQSSVEEAGDENDEKIVIGKKMHQSQVELLKQLQVQLKKERAEGLLMEARVREEISREFSELFSEMQTDYHERLAREREILEERAERRLEIFKNLIDKMSTARPGPDALAMDKSLDSSEFAGMKKAAEAAHKCLCSGRAGARGDARGALEELERKVLELNEHQQMVHKHKGKGEDEEKNRLLVQLQEKSSQVAQLEKQVGDLQRALEPGEEGGSRDRERLQEALAALEKEKKGREDAIAALEYQTMGKEEALASLEEERKAREEALATLGELKRNKEEMLASLEEERRVNENAAAALEAERRVKEEAVAALEDEKRSRDDVLAAEERSRKEVEADRKEISRLVEETEKRRQEGEALRQEVRELTDKLEASKRQVTAETERAERVLAQLQTSQAQLDKLSEEIQEKTSLIHTLTQEVQTLKQEVQTSGSSRGLNDLRLSELQKNLAEEKEKHESTLAQMLELQRELAQAEEQLAQKQQISEQQLEKLNQQEVASKHQVEELRKKLQEQEEQSQRPLEELRSELERQQRASKEEVEQLRAKLEEASEKQLNEKQQLEELKHKLSEQETTSGKLLDDLKLKLSEQEQTVELLRAEVEEARRSSSSAEDLKRLNSDLQSEVASLKAKVSTLEGTEEAASKTDVQLEEKLADLQKQLQEKATQVTSLQKSLQEARERQEEEESQAVQEARRREVERRRELLAVAHEAIAQKDAELEKKAEEISRLKENAKQESEKAKRLSLDLQRKEDDTSDLREKLADYKKQIQQVQKEISTMREEEKSLRQKLCDVEKVKKQLQADVANRDRTIQQLRAEQSSETKSDQTLYQKACKDLEAKERVMEDMRLALTEQEETQDQMEQVLEEKLNLIQELSGEVDKLKAMLLQQDRGNNTRHQVDDPSDELKAAKQEAAQAQESLKLFTDKHQAERKKWLEEKLSLIGQAKEAEDKRNQEMRKFVEDRERYNRQQSQLESMSSELAEKDQTMERWRKERDTLVAALEVQLQKLLSSQAEKDKLIQQLRQNNTEPPQESGGDGGVVAELQAALSEKEAEIRRLKEELEASTAEQEEAVTQTKCTESPAIVVEKPQNEAVNRKSGGRRDTRVSVSSQGSAGCPSVLDSSEISTENGRASRFPRPELEISFSPLQPNRMALRRQGEENSVTVKITRSARKRKSGEMEKEEVEAENRRNTRTKLTPKLTPHREETSSPAGSHGSQSSIRSRKEGALQKIGDFLQSSPTLLGTKAKKMMSLVSGRGDADSAASSSSSSSLSLRAKKNKRKLYRPEISSPMDMPPHPILSREPEEKESDHLIIKRRLRSRMAK
- the kif20ba gene encoding kinesin-like protein KIF20B isoform X3 — encoded protein: MEPSPNNNNNNNHHHHQADRQVEQVQVDDLKRDLSSEFSPSPDAQHSSIEEREHLQVYLRIRPFTSAESDNGESQDCVTIEPPDTVLLKHPSLSLSARLSADRSLAQTGQRFQFSQVYGPETTQGELFQGTVKDLVKDVLEGGNSLVFTYGVTNAGKTFTFLGPDADAGILPRSLDVIFSSIDERVFTETTVKPHRCHEFTRLSRTQQAEEAAFKRNLFRQLKESEKSNISLLNSTNKTLLEGSSMLGMTVTAEDRISLEAEAHTKFSVWVSFCEIYNENIHDLLEAVPSGAPRRTALRLSQDVKGNAFVKDLRWVQVNSAEEAYKVMKLGKKNQSFSSTRLNQLSSRSHSIFSIRILRIEDIGTPRVHTVSELSLCDLAGSERCAKTQNKGERLKEAGNINTSLLILGKCINALRHNQQAKLLQHVPFRESKLTHYLQGFFCGRGKACMIVNINQCASMYDETLNVLKFSAVAQKIVVLSTRPVPSTSQRSASEVSFIIDNAERKALRGSRRSSLIGWDSSLEDVQEDEDAECEEERSLMEDTMDQSSVEEAGDENDEKIVIGKKMHQSQVELLKQLQVQLKKERAEGLLMEARVREEISREFSELFSEMQTDYHERLAREREILEERAERRLEIFKNLIDKMSTARPGPDALAMDKSLDSSEFAGMKKAAEAAHKCLCSGRAGARGDARGALEELERKVLELNEHQQMVHKHKGKGEDEEKNRLLVQLQEKSSQVAQLEKQVGDLQRALEPGEEGGSRDRERLQEALAALEKEKKGREDAIAALEYQTMGKEEALASLEEERKAREEALATLGELKRNKEEMLASLEEERRVNENAAAALEAERRVKEEAVAALEDEKRSRDDVLAAEERSRKEVEADRKEISRLVEETEKRRQEGEALRQEVRELTDKLEASKRQVTAETERAERVLAQLQTSQAQLDKLSEEIQEKTSLIHTLTQEVQTLKQEVQTSGSSRGLNDLRLSELQKNLAEEKEKHESTLAQMLELQRELAQAEEQLAQKQQISEQQLEKLNQQEVASKHQVEELRKKLQEQEEQSQRPLEELRSELERQQRASKEEVEQLRAKLEEASEKQLNEKQQLEELKHKLSEQETTSGKLLDDLKLKLSEQEQTVELLRAEVEEARRSSSSAEDLKRLNSDLQSEVASLKAKVSTLEGTEEAASKTDVQLEEKLADLQKQLQEKATQVTSLQKSLQEARERQEEEESQAVQEARRREVERRRELLAVAHEAIAQKDAELEKKAEEISRLKENAKQESEKAKRLSLDLQRKEDDTSDLREKLADYKKQIQQVQKEISTMREEEKSLRQKLCDVEKVKKQLQADVANRDRTIQQLRAEQSSETKSDQTLYQKACKDLEAKERVMEDMRLALTEQEETQDQMEQVLEEKLNLIQELSGEVDKLKAMLLQQDRGNNTRHQVDDPSDELKAAKQEAAQAQESLKLFTDKHQAERKKWLEEKLSLIGQAKEAEDKRNQEMRKFVEDRERYNRQQSQLESMSSELAEKDQTMERWRKERDTLVAALEVQLQKLLSSQAEKDKLIQQLRQNNTEPPQESGGDGGVVAELQAALSEKEAEIRRLKEELEASTAEQEEAVTQTKCTESPAIVVEKPQNEAVNRKSGGRRDTRVSVSSQGSAGCPSVLDSSEISTENGRASRFPRPELEISFSPLQPNRMALRRQGEENSVTVKITRSARKRKSGEMEKSHIFRRSKRRTTREEEVEAENRRNTRTKLTPKLTPHREETSSPAGSHGSQSSIRSRKEGALQKIGDFLQSSPTLLGTKAKKMMSLVSGRGDADSAASSSSSSSLSLRAKKNKRKLYRPEISSPMDMPPHPILSREPEEKESDHLIIKRRLRSRMAK